In a genomic window of Allomeiothermus silvanus DSM 9946:
- the casA gene encoding type I-E CRISPR-associated protein Cse1/CasA, translating into MHTFNLITQPWIPVREGNQLKEVSLEQALLEGRRFERIEDPSPLVTVALYRLLLAILHRALQGPENSDEAAKWFSNGFDAEKIRDYLAKHQDRFDLFHPERPFYQVPDFTLERSCRSWTVLAPELNSDNNKVLFDHTVTSRPRPLHPAEAARLLVANQTFALSAGKSVLCHTATAPVATAALALMLGENLHETLCLNLVSYPKSEYERDFATWEREPLRVSDLKNCEAARATPKGIVHRYTWLSRAVRLDPEEGNGQADDPLSGRFASVHRTDDPLSGQGTHAPVHPGRSPAGQTAHAAVYRTVVRWIAYASGIRYEEAAIRPDPMVAFRPDPKDLSKQYPLGFREGRALWRDFASLLPRPGSAHSPRVVEHARNVYRALGTRFKGRGIPVMVAGQANDQAKVELWRGEVYRLPEAILSDKDIWRFVEENLERAEEMGRALNGAARALATQLLTLGDRQPHKDDVIKLMQSFPHQAAYWSALEGQFANWIVRLGPDFEEQQARLEQDWLKTLQREALQAWQLTKLAAGDDARALRAIHKSEGILLAYIYGKGKEEAGAKGN; encoded by the coding sequence TTGCACACGTTCAACCTAATAACCCAGCCCTGGATTCCCGTAAGGGAGGGCAACCAACTAAAGGAAGTGAGCCTCGAGCAGGCCCTGCTCGAGGGCCGTCGATTCGAGCGTATCGAAGACCCCAGTCCGCTCGTGACCGTAGCGCTATATCGCTTGCTCCTGGCCATTTTGCACCGGGCACTGCAAGGCCCAGAGAACTCCGACGAGGCGGCAAAGTGGTTCAGCAACGGTTTTGACGCCGAGAAGATTCGGGATTATCTGGCCAAACACCAAGACCGCTTTGATTTGTTCCACCCCGAACGGCCCTTCTACCAGGTGCCTGACTTCACCCTCGAGCGCTCCTGCCGCTCCTGGACGGTGCTGGCCCCCGAACTCAACTCCGACAACAACAAGGTTTTGTTCGACCACACCGTCACCTCGAGGCCCCGCCCCCTCCACCCCGCCGAGGCCGCCCGATTGCTGGTGGCCAACCAGACCTTCGCCCTTTCGGCGGGCAAGAGCGTGCTTTGCCACACCGCTACCGCGCCCGTGGCGACGGCAGCATTGGCCCTCATGCTGGGCGAGAACCTCCACGAGACGCTGTGTTTGAACCTCGTCAGCTATCCCAAAAGCGAGTACGAGCGCGATTTTGCCACCTGGGAGCGGGAGCCGCTGCGGGTATCCGACCTGAAAAACTGCGAGGCCGCCAGGGCCACCCCCAAGGGCATCGTTCATCGCTACACCTGGCTCTCGCGCGCGGTGCGCCTCGATCCCGAAGAGGGAAACGGCCAGGCGGACGATCCCCTGTCGGGACGCTTTGCGAGCGTACACCGGACGGACGATCCCCTGTCGGGACAGGGTACTCACGCGCCTGTTCACCCGGGACGATCCCCTGCGGGACAGACAGCTCACGCCGCTGTTTACCGGACCGTGGTGCGCTGGATCGCCTACGCTTCGGGGATTCGCTACGAGGAAGCCGCCATACGCCCCGACCCCATGGTGGCCTTCCGCCCCGACCCCAAGGACCTCTCCAAGCAGTATCCGCTCGGCTTTCGCGAGGGTCGGGCGCTGTGGCGAGACTTCGCCTCGCTCTTGCCCCGGCCAGGTTCCGCGCACAGCCCGAGGGTGGTGGAGCACGCCCGTAACGTCTACAGGGCGCTGGGGACTCGGTTTAAGGGACGGGGCATTCCGGTAATGGTCGCGGGCCAGGCCAACGACCAGGCCAAGGTCGAACTCTGGCGGGGCGAGGTTTACCGGCTGCCCGAGGCCATCCTGAGTGATAAGGACATCTGGCGCTTTGTGGAGGAGAACCTGGAGAGAGCCGAAGAAATGGGAAGGGCCTTGAACGGGGCGGCCCGAGCCCTGGCCACACAACTCCTAACTCTGGGAGACCGGCAGCCGCACAAGGACGACGTGATCAAGCTGATGCAGAGCTTTCCCCACCAAGCCGCCTACTGGTCGGCGCTCGAGGGCCAGTTCGCCAACTGGATCGTGCGGCTGGGCCCCGATTTCGAAGAGCAGCAAGCCCGGCTCGAGCAGGACTGGCTAAAGACCCTCCAGCGCGAAGCCTTGCAGGCCTGGCAGCTCACCAAACTCGCCGCCGGGGACGATGCCAGGGCTTTGCGGGCCATTCACAAGAGCGAAGGCATCCTGCTGGCCTATATCTACGGCAAAGGGAAGGAGGAAGCGGGTGCAAAAGGAAATTAG